AAAGCACACATTACATTGAATCATTCACCACACATAACAgaccaatcaaacaacacaacaagtaagcttcttcctcttcttctccggtctccctcctctgttttctctgtttttaaactataatttctAGCAGGTGGGTATTCCTTGGCGCACAAGGTAACTGAGTCGGATAACGAGCTAGGGGTCGGAAAGCCTAAACCAGGAATCATATCAGATGCAGCGTTGCATAACCCTGACCTTTACGCGGTCGAGAAAGAACTCTACTTAGGCTCTCTCTGTCTAGTCTCAGACAAACCAAACCCATGGAGTTTCTGGATGGTAATGCTCAAAAACGGAAACTACGACACCAAATCTGGTCTCTGTCCTCAAAACGGCAAAAAGATCCCACCTTTCAGTCAACCCGGATTATTCCCCTGTTTCGGAAGCGGTTGTATGAACCAACCGACGCTGAACCACGGAAAGACCGAGCTTCTGCGAGATGGTCAGACCATGAAGGGATGGTTCAATGGTACGTACGAGGTGGAGGCAGATTTGGGAAAGGAGTTGGATGGGATAAGTTATTACGAGGTAGTGTGGGAGAAGAGAGTTGGTGTTGGTGGTTGGCTGTTTAAACACAAGCTTAAGACTTCAGATAAGTACCCATGGCTTATGCTTTACCTCAGAGCTGATGCCACTAAAGGATTCTCTGGTGGGTACCATTATGACACTAGAGGAATGCTCAAAACAgtaagtaacaacaacaacaaaaatgaatttTGTCAATTAGTATTCACGTTTTGGTGATGAAATAGTGATACATGTTTTGGTATAGCTTACGGAGTCACCAAACTTCAAAGTGAGGCTAACGCTAAATATAAAACAAGGAGGAGGACCAAAGAGTCAGTTCTACCTTGTTGACATCGGAAGCTGCTGGAAAAACAACGGCCAGCCCTGCGACGGTGACGTAACCACCGACGTAACTCGTTACTCGGAGATGATTATAAACCCCGAAGCTGCACTTTGGTGCAACCCCAAGAGTCTACACAACTGTCCACCGTACCACACGTTTCGAAACGGCACCAGAGTCCACCGCACAGACCCCCGGAGTTTCCCTTACGAGGCTTACCATGTTTACTGTGCGCCGGGAAACGCGGAGCATCTCGAGCTTCCGGTGGGGACTTGTGATGCTTATAGTAACCCACAAGCTCAGGAGATTGTACAGCTTTTGCCTCACCCGGTTTGGGGTGAATATGGGTATCCGACCCGGTTGGGTGATGGTTGGGTGGGTGACCCGAGAACTTGGGAGCTTGATGTTGGTGGTTTGTCCAGTAGGCTTTACTTCTACCAGGTGATTGAATGAAccgttggttttttttttttaatttcttggtcgaaactttttaaattttcgGTTTGGGTTTTGATATGGTTATGTTTGTAGGATCCCGGTACGACTCCGGCGAGGAGGATTTGGACATCGGTAGATGTTGGTACCGAGATTtataaagaagatgaagcaatAACAGAATGGGATCTCTCTGATTTCGATGTTCTTATTacttgattaaaaaaatcaataaattctatactatataatatcAGGGGGGATTCATAACCAAGCTTATTCATTTTGTTATAAATTCTTAAAACTCAACCAATCCAAAGtttgttttcaaattaaacaaatcagAATGATTCCCGATGTATAGAGAGGCTGTGTAGTACCAGTACTTGAAAGTGTACtgattttaaaacatcaacCAACGATAATGTAGTAGTGTACTTGCGATGTGCTTTGGGTCCTACCACGTGGCAGCTTAATTATATCTCTACCTTACGattttaccaataaaaaaaaaaacacagtcgTACAAAGTGGAACCCTCCAGGTAAGTCAGAGGGTTACCAATAGCAAAGGGATTAATAATGGTTGTACTCTGCTTTAGCCACAGATTGATCCCAGTACAAGACTTTGCAAAACAAGGGAGTACAAATCTTTTCTGGTGAATGCTTGTGTAGTACATCACAAAAGGCGTACATGAACACGATTCCATAATCTATTT
The Camelina sativa cultivar DH55 chromosome 6, Cs, whole genome shotgun sequence genome window above contains:
- the LOC104793682 gene encoding uncharacterized protein LOC104793682 encodes the protein MKQLALILSVISLLLLVHGDEGSAVGDPGMKRDGLRVAFEAWKFCNEVGFEAPHMGSPRAADCFDVSSKCSKAHITLNHSPHITDQSNNTTSGYSLAHKVTESDNELGVGKPKPGIISDAALHNPDLYAVEKELYLGSLCLVSDKPNPWSFWMVMLKNGNYDTKSGLCPQNGKKIPPFSQPGLFPCFGSGCMNQPTLNHGKTELLRDGQTMKGWFNGTYEVEADLGKELDGISYYEVVWEKRVGVGGWLFKHKLKTSDKYPWLMLYLRADATKGFSGGYHYDTRGMLKTLTESPNFKVRLTLNIKQGGGPKSQFYLVDIGSCWKNNGQPCDGDVTTDVTRYSEMIINPEAALWCNPKSLHNCPPYHTFRNGTRVHRTDPRSFPYEAYHVYCAPGNAEHLELPVGTCDAYSNPQAQEIVQLLPHPVWGEYGYPTRLGDGWVGDPRTWELDVGGLSSRLYFYQDPGTTPARRIWTSVDVGTEIYKEDEAITEWDLSDFDVLIT